In a single window of the Oscillatoria sp. FACHB-1407 genome:
- a CDS encoding RDD family protein, which produces MRSELVPRRYPRVPLWRRGAALAIDFVVVTVISSLFSMNAIAQAFLFIVAWLGMRVALVARNQGQSLGRWAFDMKVVDLRWGSTPALQELTQREGLMAVGAVLMLFGLLNLSPASPWSILLFIPLGIDCALAIMDEEKRQAFHDQLSRTVIVPTRRGYSLDLKLKSLWALAQRRLKQR; this is translated from the coding sequence ATGCGTTCTGAACTGGTTCCTCGTCGTTATCCAAGGGTGCCGTTGTGGCGGCGGGGAGCGGCGTTGGCGATCGATTTTGTCGTCGTGACTGTGATCAGTTCCCTATTTAGTATGAATGCGATCGCCCAGGCATTTCTCTTCATCGTCGCATGGTTGGGAATGCGGGTTGCTCTGGTAGCTCGCAATCAGGGGCAGAGTTTGGGACGGTGGGCATTTGATATGAAGGTGGTCGATCTACGATGGGGCAGCACTCCAGCATTGCAGGAGTTGACTCAGCGGGAGGGATTGATGGCGGTAGGTGCTGTCTTAATGCTGTTTGGGCTGTTGAATCTCAGTCCGGCATCTCCCTGGTCGATCTTGCTGTTTATTCCGCTCGGCATCGACTGTGCCCTGGCGATCATGGATGAGGAAAAGCGGCAGGCATTTCACGACCAACTCAGCCGTACGGTGATCGTCCCAACTCGGCGGGGTTACTCCCTCGATCTCAAGCTAAAATCGCTCTGGGCCCTGGCTCAGCGGCGACTGAAACAGAGATAG
- a CDS encoding molybdopterin molybdotransferase MoeA: MLSAQQAEALILNLVQPLDSQQDVEQVGLLSSLGRILATPVTSQLDFPHWDNSAMDGYAVRFADVQTCSADNPAILEVVDEIPAGAIPRKPIQPGQAARILTGSMMPDGADTVIMQEVVKREGDRLFVSTPPKPQEFVRQRGVYYRSGNLLLPAGIPLNAPEIAVLAAAQCTQVTVYRRVRVAILSTGDELVSPDQPLQLGQIVDSNQYALASLLVQAGAEPLLLGVVPDNPEPLKEAIAQAVHQADIILSSGGVSVGDYDYVERILESLGAEIHVRSVAVRPGKPLTVATFKREQGVEVSDGQETRDIRQSIPHSPFPIPHSPCLYFGLPGNPVSALVNMWRFVLPALRKQSGLVRSWEPCWVKGKTRQNLKSDGKRETYLWGRSHLVDGEYEFELASGSHLSGNLINLAQTNALAVIPVGQTLISSGESVQIMQIA, translated from the coding sequence ATGTTGTCAGCCCAACAGGCAGAAGCCTTAATCCTGAATCTGGTTCAACCGCTGGATTCACAACAGGATGTTGAACAGGTCGGTTTACTCTCGTCATTGGGGCGAATTTTGGCAACGCCTGTCACGAGCCAACTCGACTTTCCTCATTGGGATAACTCCGCGATGGATGGCTATGCGGTGCGGTTTGCAGATGTGCAGACGTGCAGTGCTGACAACCCAGCGATTCTAGAAGTTGTGGATGAAATCCCGGCAGGGGCAATTCCTCGAAAGCCGATTCAACCCGGACAAGCGGCTCGCATTCTTACCGGATCGATGATGCCCGATGGAGCCGATACGGTGATTATGCAAGAGGTCGTGAAACGGGAAGGCGATCGCCTCTTCGTCTCAACCCCACCCAAACCCCAGGAATTCGTGCGCCAGCGTGGGGTCTATTATCGGTCAGGCAATCTTCTGTTGCCCGCAGGTATTCCCCTGAATGCCCCTGAGATTGCGGTTCTAGCCGCTGCCCAATGTACTCAAGTAACCGTTTATCGGCGGGTGCGCGTGGCAATTTTGTCTACTGGGGATGAACTGGTTTCGCCGGATCAACCGCTCCAACTGGGACAGATTGTGGACTCAAATCAGTATGCGCTGGCGAGTTTGCTGGTTCAAGCGGGAGCTGAGCCACTGTTGTTGGGGGTTGTACCCGATAACCCTGAACCGTTGAAAGAGGCGATCGCTCAGGCGGTTCATCAAGCCGACATCATCTTGTCATCGGGTGGAGTATCGGTGGGTGATTACGACTACGTTGAGCGGATTTTGGAAAGTCTGGGTGCTGAGATTCACGTTCGCTCAGTGGCAGTGCGACCGGGGAAACCGTTGACAGTAGCGACCTTCAAAAGAGAACAAGGGGTTGAAGTGTCAGACGGTCAGGAAACCAGAGACATCAGACAAAGCATTCCCCATTCCCCATTCCCCATTCCCCATTCCCCCTGTTTGTACTTTGGGTTACCGGGTAATCCTGTGTCCGCGCTGGTGAATATGTGGCGGTTTGTTCTGCCTGCGCTACGAAAGCAGTCGGGTCTGGTGCGTTCGTGGGAGCCATGTTGGGTGAAGGGAAAAACGCGCCAAAACCTTAAGTCCGATGGAAAGCGGGAAACCTATCTGTGGGGGCGATCGCACCTGGTGGATGGCGAATATGAATTTGAACTGGCAAGTGGCTCTCACCTGTCAGGCAATTTGATTAATCTAGCTCAAACCAATGCGTTAGCTGTAATCCCTGTAGGGCAAACGTTGATCTCCTCCGGTGAATCGGTTCAGATCATGCAAATCGCCTGA
- a CDS encoding GAF domain-containing sensor histidine kinase — translation MTFFSSLTKNRLTQPFRNPAQQSALLRKIVDRIRTSLELKVVLQTAVDEVADLLKLDRCLFFWYFKDLQQVQVVCERLHSNHPSHLGYHPLSKLDSAASLINKGEIVISAGQVSGLERWLSRFTQSPAQTTHAYEVFGAKASLLVPVRGRERSIGFIACMVDEPRSWSAPEVEFMQLIAQRLEIAVRQAQLYEKMQQQAQREKLINQITTQTRQSLDLKTILTKAIAHLQKALEVDRCLVHLVENLDDDSESSSEYYEPGINQTIFRRKHLFEVCRPPYPPAFRDFDINGPITKWVIRTRQQVVIPDITQDSRIGPNNLEYRLAQIKSSLVVPVRANGSLQAILYLNQCSHIRHWSRDDQKLAQAVADQLAISIKQAYLYAQSRQQAAESAEHARSLTEALKHLQHVQAQLIQSEKMSSLGQMVAGVAHEINNPVSFIYGNIPYVEQYVQDLLRLIEAYEHHCPQASEELKELTREIELDFLVKDLPRILSSMQVGANRIREIVLSLRSFSRLDEAHCKVADVNAGLDDTLLVLQSHIKADVHIVRHYSKLPRIECYPRQLNQVFMNLLMNAIEALNHPQPDPKVITITTEPMIHDVTQDSWVRITITDNGCGIDYDIQPKIFEPFFTTKKTGQGAGLGLAVSYQTIVNQHHGLLRVESEPGQGSTFVIEIPVKHSDLRVRNRNLYLFSGVNPPKQTNVKAAIAKRDLS, via the coding sequence GTGACTTTCTTCTCCTCTCTCACTAAAAATCGGCTTACTCAGCCGTTTCGCAATCCAGCCCAGCAAAGCGCACTTCTTCGAAAAATTGTCGATCGCATTCGTACTTCACTAGAGCTAAAAGTCGTTTTACAAACGGCAGTTGATGAAGTCGCCGACCTGCTAAAACTCGATCGCTGTCTCTTCTTCTGGTATTTCAAAGACTTGCAACAGGTGCAGGTCGTTTGTGAACGGTTGCACAGCAACCATCCCTCCCACTTGGGTTATCATCCTCTATCAAAGTTAGATTCCGCTGCTTCGCTCATCAATAAAGGTGAGATCGTCATCAGTGCCGGACAAGTTTCTGGCTTAGAGCGTTGGCTTAGCCGCTTCACGCAATCACCTGCTCAAACAACCCACGCCTACGAAGTTTTTGGGGCAAAAGCCAGCCTACTGGTGCCCGTTCGAGGACGAGAGCGTTCAATCGGCTTTATTGCCTGCATGGTGGATGAGCCACGTTCCTGGTCTGCCCCAGAGGTTGAGTTTATGCAACTGATTGCTCAACGATTAGAGATCGCAGTGCGTCAAGCGCAACTGTATGAAAAAATGCAGCAACAGGCACAGCGCGAAAAACTGATCAATCAAATCACCACTCAAACTCGGCAGAGCCTCGATTTAAAGACAATCCTGACGAAGGCGATCGCCCATCTGCAAAAGGCACTAGAGGTCGATCGTTGCCTGGTTCACCTGGTTGAGAATTTGGACGATGATTCTGAAAGCTCCTCTGAATACTATGAGCCAGGAATTAATCAAACAATTTTTCGCCGCAAACACCTGTTTGAAGTGTGCCGTCCCCCCTATCCTCCGGCATTTCGAGACTTTGATATCAACGGTCCTATCACCAAGTGGGTGATCCGGACTCGTCAACAGGTTGTCATTCCTGACATTACCCAAGATTCACGAATTGGTCCTAACAATCTTGAATATCGACTGGCTCAAATTAAGTCTTCGCTCGTTGTTCCAGTGCGAGCCAATGGCAGTCTGCAAGCCATCCTCTATCTCAATCAGTGTTCTCATATTCGCCATTGGTCACGGGATGACCAAAAACTTGCCCAAGCCGTTGCTGACCAACTGGCGATCTCGATCAAACAAGCCTACCTCTATGCCCAAAGTCGGCAACAAGCAGCCGAAAGTGCCGAACATGCCCGTAGCCTGACCGAAGCTTTGAAGCATCTACAACATGTGCAGGCGCAACTGATTCAGAGCGAAAAAATGTCGAGTCTGGGGCAAATGGTTGCTGGCGTCGCTCATGAGATCAACAACCCTGTGAGCTTTATTTACGGCAACATTCCCTATGTTGAGCAATATGTGCAAGATTTGCTGCGTTTGATTGAGGCTTACGAACACCATTGCCCTCAAGCCTCAGAAGAGCTAAAAGAACTAACCCGCGAGATTGAACTCGACTTTCTGGTGAAAGATCTGCCCCGCATTCTTAGCTCGATGCAAGTGGGAGCTAACCGAATTCGCGAAATCGTGCTGTCATTGCGGAGCTTTTCGCGACTGGATGAAGCCCACTGCAAAGTGGCAGATGTCAATGCTGGCTTGGATGACACATTGTTAGTTTTACAGAGTCATATTAAAGCCGATGTTCACATTGTGCGCCATTACAGCAAGTTACCCCGGATTGAGTGCTATCCCCGACAACTCAATCAGGTGTTTATGAACCTACTCATGAATGCGATCGAAGCACTCAATCACCCCCAACCTGATCCAAAAGTCATCACAATCACAACAGAACCGATGATTCACGATGTAACCCAAGACTCCTGGGTACGGATCACCATTACAGACAATGGGTGCGGCATCGACTACGACATTCAACCGAAAATCTTTGAACCCTTCTTTACCACGAAAAAAACAGGGCAAGGCGCAGGGTTGGGGTTAGCCGTCAGCTATCAAACCATTGTCAACCAACACCACGGTTTGCTGAGAGTCGAGTCAGAACCAGGACAGGGGTCAACGTTTGTGATTGAGATTCCTGTCAAACATTCGGATTTGCGAGTCCGAAATCGCAACTTGTATCTGTTCTCTGGTGTGAATCCACCGAAGCAAACTAACGTAAAAGCGGCGATCGCCAAACGAGATTTGAGCTAG